One region of Streptomyces rishiriensis genomic DNA includes:
- a CDS encoding alpha/beta fold hydrolase — protein sequence MVDVPRWRPARVTRPRPVGEAQPELRHRVVHGYRRAFRMAGEGPALVLVHGIGDSSRTWAELIPDLARTHTVIAPDLLGHGASDKPRADYSVAAYANGLRDLLSTLGIESATLVGHSLGGGVAMQFAYQFPERTERLILVSAGGVGREVNPALRLVSLPGAHLALSALRLPGARFHVGLAVSLMRLLDTGLGQDAPDLLHLVDALPDETARNAFVRTLRAVVDWRGQVVTMLDRCYLTAGMPTMLLWGDRDSVVPVRHAYEAHEAMPGSRLEIFEGAGHFPFHSDPARFRALVEEFTRSTAPAHWNRDHWRGLLREGRPKTGTTGAPDGTERDLREASERSAT from the coding sequence GTGGTCGATGTCCCGCGGTGGCGCCCGGCGCGCGTCACCCGGCCGCGCCCGGTGGGCGAAGCGCAACCGGAGCTGCGGCACCGGGTCGTGCACGGATACCGGCGTGCCTTCCGCATGGCCGGCGAGGGCCCGGCGCTGGTCCTCGTCCACGGCATCGGCGACTCCTCGCGGACCTGGGCGGAACTGATCCCCGACCTGGCCCGCACCCACACCGTCATCGCCCCCGACCTCCTCGGCCACGGCGCCTCCGACAAGCCCCGGGCCGACTACTCGGTGGCCGCGTACGCCAACGGCCTGCGCGATCTGCTCAGCACGCTCGGCATCGAGTCGGCGACCCTGGTCGGGCACTCGCTGGGCGGGGGAGTGGCGATGCAGTTCGCCTACCAGTTCCCCGAACGCACCGAACGGCTGATCCTGGTCAGCGCGGGCGGAGTCGGCCGGGAGGTCAACCCCGCGCTGCGGCTGGTCTCGCTGCCGGGCGCCCATCTCGCGCTGTCCGCCCTCCGGTTGCCGGGGGCGCGGTTCCACGTCGGTCTCGCCGTCTCCCTGATGAGACTGCTGGACACCGGTCTCGGCCAGGACGCCCCCGACCTGCTCCACCTCGTCGACGCCCTGCCGGACGAGACCGCGCGCAACGCCTTCGTCCGCACCCTGCGCGCGGTCGTCGACTGGCGCGGCCAGGTCGTGACCATGCTCGACCGCTGCTATCTGACGGCCGGCATGCCGACGATGCTGCTGTGGGGCGACCGGGACAGCGTGGTGCCGGTGCGGCACGCGTACGAGGCCCACGAGGCGATGCCGGGCAGCCGGCTGGAGATCTTCGAGGGGGCCGGCCACTTCCCGTTCCACAGCGACCCCGCCCGGTTCCGCGCCCTCGTCGAGGAGTTCACCCGCTCCACGGCCCCGGCTCACTGGAACCGCGACCACTGGCGCGGGCTCCTGCGCGAGGGCAGGCCCAAGACGGGGACGACGGGTGCGCCGGACGGCACGGAACGGGACCTGCGGGAGGCGAGCGAGCGCAGCGCGACCTGA
- a CDS encoding toxin-antitoxin system, toxin component: MRRLSGELVAELTLPAPAVPADLYTALCDGMSRRRGRPVHFRMAPFPADTASGLWLDMADQDLVVIEERTAPEHQLVILGHELWHMKAGHCGHHVEGAAVAARLLSDGADLRATVRSVAARTRFDLTDEREAESFGLLLASKCRTWLPGSSPRERGQRDHLAGRIEASLGYLGP; this comes from the coding sequence ATGCGCCGTCTCAGCGGCGAGTTGGTCGCGGAACTGACCCTGCCGGCCCCCGCCGTGCCGGCCGACCTGTACACCGCCCTGTGCGACGGGATGAGCAGACGGCGGGGCCGCCCCGTGCACTTCCGCATGGCCCCCTTCCCGGCCGACACCGCCAGCGGGCTGTGGCTCGACATGGCCGACCAGGACCTCGTCGTCATCGAGGAACGCACCGCTCCGGAGCACCAGCTGGTGATCCTGGGCCACGAGCTGTGGCACATGAAGGCGGGCCACTGCGGCCATCACGTCGAGGGCGCCGCGGTCGCGGCCCGTTTACTCAGCGACGGCGCGGATCTCCGGGCGACGGTGCGCAGCGTCGCCGCGCGCACCCGTTTCGACCTGACGGACGAGAGGGAGGCCGAGAGCTTCGGCCTGCTGCTGGCCAGCAAGTGCCGTACCTGGCTCCCGGGTTCGTCACCGCGGGAGCGGGGCCAGCGGGACCACCTGGCCGGCCGCATCGAGGCCTCGCTGGGCTATCTGGGGCCGTAA
- a CDS encoding metallophosphoesterase family protein — MTSTAGGAGRLLAISDLHIGYPENRALVEAMAPESDEDWLLVAGDVSENVADIRWALKTLAGRFRRVVWAPGNHELWTPPTDPVTLRGVARYEYLVEVCRDLGVTTPEDPYPLWEGPGGPVAVAPLFLLYDYSFLPAGCATKEEGLAYAKGTGIVCNDEYLLHPDPYPSREAWCRARVAETERRLAEIPDGVPVVPVNHYPLHRHPMDVLWHPEFAMWCGTALTADWHRRFRIETMVYGHLHIPRTTWHEGVRFEEVSVGYPREWRKRAQPPGRLRRILPGEAGAE; from the coding sequence GTGACGTCGACGGCCGGTGGCGCCGGGCGGCTGCTGGCCATCAGTGATCTGCACATCGGCTATCCGGAGAACCGCGCGCTGGTCGAGGCCATGGCCCCGGAGTCGGACGAGGACTGGCTGCTGGTCGCAGGTGACGTCTCGGAGAACGTCGCCGACATCCGGTGGGCACTGAAGACCCTCGCCGGCCGTTTCCGCAGGGTCGTCTGGGCGCCCGGCAACCACGAGCTGTGGACCCCTCCCACGGACCCGGTCACCCTGCGCGGAGTCGCCCGTTACGAGTACCTCGTCGAGGTCTGCCGCGACCTGGGCGTCACCACGCCGGAGGACCCCTACCCGCTCTGGGAGGGCCCCGGCGGTCCGGTGGCGGTCGCGCCGCTGTTCCTGCTGTACGACTACTCGTTCCTCCCGGCCGGCTGCGCCACCAAGGAGGAGGGGCTGGCCTACGCGAAGGGCACCGGCATCGTCTGCAACGACGAGTACCTGCTGCACCCCGATCCGTATCCCAGCCGTGAGGCCTGGTGCCGGGCGCGCGTCGCCGAGACCGAACGGCGGCTCGCCGAGATCCCCGACGGCGTGCCCGTCGTCCCCGTCAACCACTATCCGCTGCACCGGCACCCGATGGACGTGCTGTGGCACCCCGAGTTCGCCATGTGGTGCGGCACCGCTCTGACGGCGGACTGGCACCGCAGGTTCCGGATCGAGACCATGGTCTACGGCCACCTGCACATCCCACGGACCACCTGGCACGAGGGCGTCCGCTTCGAGGAGGTGTCGGTCGGCTATCCCCGCGAATGGCGCAAGCGGGCGCAGCCGCCCGGCCGGCTGCGCCGCATCCTGCCCGGGGAGGCGGGAGCCGAGTGA
- a CDS encoding helix-turn-helix domain-containing protein has translation MSAVVARVAALADRLGVPHAEVFGTGRLSVASGVPESVVKALLSGRPAGEPDVQARFLQRLDLLRRTRLKPNGRKYTQQEIADGAGMSRQQAGALINGDRRPTMEHCDALQRFFRVHAGFLTAEDPEALAGALQHIEQELLQKLAAREAAATAEDPLERLLQDHGVRGIAWRAAQLPTDQHRDKVAEWLDMLLESVKRPES, from the coding sequence ATGTCGGCCGTCGTCGCCCGTGTCGCCGCGCTCGCCGACCGGCTCGGCGTGCCGCACGCGGAGGTCTTCGGCACCGGTCGGCTGTCCGTCGCCTCCGGTGTGCCGGAGTCGGTGGTCAAGGCCCTGCTGAGCGGCCGGCCCGCCGGTGAGCCCGATGTGCAGGCCCGCTTCCTGCAACGCCTGGACCTGCTGCGCCGTACCCGGCTGAAGCCGAACGGCCGCAAGTACACCCAGCAGGAGATCGCCGACGGCGCCGGCATGTCGCGCCAGCAGGCGGGCGCCCTCATCAACGGCGACCGGCGGCCCACCATGGAGCACTGCGACGCCCTCCAGCGCTTCTTCCGGGTGCACGCCGGCTTTCTCACGGCCGAGGACCCCGAGGCGCTCGCGGGGGCCCTCCAGCACATCGAGCAGGAGCTGCTGCAGAAGCTCGCCGCACGGGAGGCGGCCGCGACCGCCGAGGACCCGCTGGAGCGGCTGCTGCAGGACCACGGCGTGCGCGGAATCGCCTGGCGGGCCGCCCAGCTGCCCACCGACCAGCACCGCGACAAGGTCGCCGAGTGGCTGGACATGCTCCTGGAGAGCGTGAAGCGGCCCGAGTCGTGA
- a CDS encoding 4'-phosphopantetheinyl transferase family protein, with protein sequence MIGDLLPESVVAVEAFGEEGVREFGNAPLYPQEEALVARAVAKRRREFTIVRSCARRAMEKLGVPAQPVLPGERGAPQWPDGLTGSMTHCADYCAAALVRAADLASLGIDAEPHEPLPDGVLSAVALPAEAERLGRQAAEFPEVHWDRLLFSAKESVYKAWFPLTRKWLDFSEADIDLAPAPAPASATGAAGGSHGVFRARLLVPGPVVGGHRLGHFDGRWSVRRGLVATAVTVHHD encoded by the coding sequence GTGATCGGGGATCTGTTGCCCGAGTCGGTCGTGGCGGTCGAGGCCTTCGGCGAGGAGGGCGTCCGCGAGTTCGGGAACGCGCCCCTGTACCCGCAGGAGGAGGCACTGGTGGCGCGGGCGGTCGCCAAGCGCCGCCGCGAGTTCACCATCGTGCGTTCCTGCGCCCGGCGCGCCATGGAGAAGCTCGGCGTGCCCGCGCAGCCCGTGCTGCCGGGCGAGCGCGGCGCCCCGCAGTGGCCGGACGGCCTGACGGGCAGCATGACCCACTGCGCGGACTACTGCGCGGCCGCCCTGGTCCGCGCCGCCGACCTGGCCTCCCTCGGCATCGACGCCGAACCCCACGAGCCGCTGCCCGACGGCGTCCTGTCCGCCGTCGCCCTGCCCGCCGAGGCGGAGCGGCTGGGAAGGCAGGCTGCCGAGTTCCCCGAGGTGCACTGGGACCGGCTGCTGTTCAGCGCCAAGGAGTCCGTCTACAAGGCGTGGTTCCCGCTCACCCGCAAGTGGCTGGACTTCAGTGAGGCGGACATCGATCTCGCCCCGGCCCCCGCCCCGGCCTCCGCGACCGGGGCTGCCGGGGGCTCGCACGGCGTCTTCCGCGCCCGGCTGCTCGTCCCCGGGCCGGTGGTCGGCGGCCACCGGCTCGGGCACTTCGACGGCCGCTGGAGCGTCCGGCGGGGGCTGGTGGCCACGGCGGTCACCGTGCACCACGACTGA